The following are encoded together in the Aciduricibacillus chroicocephali genome:
- a CDS encoding phosphatase PAP2 family protein, whose amino-acid sequence MRKQSNSLLLIGLVFLALFCIICFGVVTNSAWVKTFDLYWIDAIQSHISSGTTSFILVATELGNMRLVIALTIVIAIVLFIKKRFADGLWFGGTILFCGAIATKLLKSAINRDRPEFHQLVSKTSESFPSGHATGTTVFYGMIALALFLAARTVLKRVVIGLVAFCFIWFILATRIYLGVHFPTDVLAGFCFGSASVFISISVYLYARKPLHNLLIKFNLKDESLKTEPSRHVS is encoded by the coding sequence ATGAGAAAACAATCAAATTCCCTATTGCTGATCGGCCTCGTCTTCCTGGCTCTGTTCTGCATCATCTGTTTTGGTGTAGTAACGAATTCCGCCTGGGTTAAGACTTTTGACCTTTACTGGATTGATGCCATCCAGTCACATATTTCATCAGGTACAACATCCTTTATTCTCGTTGCGACAGAACTTGGCAATATGCGCCTTGTCATCGCCCTTACAATCGTGATTGCGATTGTGCTATTTATAAAAAAACGATTCGCTGACGGCCTTTGGTTCGGCGGTACAATTCTATTTTGCGGTGCAATTGCCACTAAATTGCTAAAATCGGCAATTAATCGAGATCGTCCTGAATTTCATCAACTTGTTTCAAAAACTAGCGAAAGCTTCCCGAGCGGTCACGCAACAGGCACAACAGTATTCTATGGCATGATTGCTCTCGCTCTTTTCCTAGCGGCAAGAACTGTTTTGAAGCGAGTTGTAATCGGTCTCGTTGCGTTCTGCTTTATTTGGTTCATTCTGGCGACCCGTATTTACCTTGGTGTTCATTTCCCTACAGATGTCCTTGCAGGTTTCTGTTTCGGTTCCGCTTCAGTGTTCATCTCTATTAGCGTATATCTGTACGCGCGTAAACCACTGCATAATTTGCTTATAAAGTTTAATTTGAAAGACGAAAGCTTGA
- a CDS encoding ABC transporter ATP-binding protein, which yields MLRIFRRLKVYKWFVLGSFLFIFIQAMTDLFLPTLMGDIVDNGVVKGDVAYIWRIGSIMLGIAAVGICASITASYCSSKAAMGLGRDLRRNVFTHVENFSLEEFDEIGTASLITRNTNDITQIQQVTIMVLRMVVMAPLMFAGGLIMAVSKDAKLSLVILAITPFLAGGILLILKKGVPLFRMVQKKLDALNLAMRENLTGIRVIRAFNKEDYEKKRLRKANGELTDVSIRVNKLMAFMMPLMMLIMNLTTVLIIWFGGIRIESGGMQIGDLMAFIQYVMQIMFALIMASMMFIVIPRASVSAKRINEVLDLQPGVKDSGTEKASEEHGTLEFEHVSFSYPGAEAPVISDISFRAEPGEVTAIIGGTGSGKTTLVQLIPRFFDVTSGAVRVNGRNVKDYEQGALRSMIGYVPQKALLFSGTVADNIRYGKEGATIEEVQHAAEVAQASGFVEEMEQGYETHIDQGGKNVSGGQKQRLSIARAIVRKPDLYIFDDSFSALDYKTDAKLRQSLKDETKEAAVLIVAQRVNTVQHADQIIVLDKGKIAGIGTHEQLLENNGVYQEIVKSQNGEEGIA from the coding sequence ATGTTGCGGATTTTCAGACGGCTTAAGGTTTATAAATGGTTTGTACTCGGCAGTTTTTTATTCATTTTCATTCAGGCGATGACAGATTTATTCCTGCCAACTTTAATGGGTGATATCGTCGACAACGGTGTTGTGAAAGGCGATGTCGCTTATATATGGAGAATAGGAAGTATCATGCTGGGTATCGCGGCTGTTGGAATCTGTGCCTCCATTACAGCTAGCTATTGTTCTTCCAAGGCAGCAATGGGACTTGGTCGGGATTTGCGGCGCAATGTTTTTACTCATGTCGAAAATTTTTCTCTTGAAGAGTTCGATGAAATTGGTACAGCTTCATTGATTACTAGAAATACGAATGATATTACTCAAATTCAGCAAGTAACCATTATGGTTTTGCGGATGGTCGTCATGGCTCCGCTCATGTTTGCCGGAGGGCTAATCATGGCTGTATCTAAAGATGCCAAGCTTTCACTCGTTATTCTTGCCATTACTCCATTCCTTGCTGGAGGTATTTTGCTTATTCTGAAAAAAGGTGTGCCGTTGTTCAGAATGGTACAGAAGAAGCTTGATGCGCTTAATTTGGCGATGCGTGAGAATCTCACTGGAATCAGAGTCATCCGAGCCTTTAACAAGGAAGACTATGAAAAGAAGCGTCTAAGGAAGGCCAACGGTGAGCTCACAGATGTATCAATTCGTGTGAATAAGCTGATGGCCTTCATGATGCCGCTTATGATGCTGATCATGAACTTGACGACTGTGCTCATCATTTGGTTCGGCGGTATTCGTATTGAAAGTGGTGGTATGCAAATTGGGGATCTGATGGCATTTATCCAGTATGTAATGCAAATCATGTTCGCCCTTATTATGGCTTCAATGATGTTCATTGTTATTCCACGTGCAAGTGTTTCGGCCAAACGAATTAATGAAGTCCTTGACTTGCAGCCTGGTGTAAAAGATAGCGGTACAGAAAAAGCCAGTGAGGAACACGGTACATTGGAATTTGAACATGTTTCATTCAGCTATCCGGGGGCAGAGGCACCAGTAATATCTGATATTAGTTTCCGTGCAGAACCAGGTGAAGTAACAGCAATTATTGGAGGAACTGGATCAGGTAAAACAACACTCGTTCAGCTCATTCCGAGATTTTTTGATGTTACGAGTGGAGCAGTTCGGGTAAATGGCCGGAATGTGAAAGATTATGAACAGGGAGCTTTACGCTCTATGATCGGCTATGTGCCTCAAAAGGCACTGCTTTTCAGCGGAACGGTTGCCGACAATATCCGTTACGGTAAGGAGGGTGCGACAATTGAAGAAGTCCAGCATGCTGCAGAGGTTGCCCAGGCATCTGGCTTTGTAGAGGAAATGGAGCAAGGTTATGAAACACATATAGATCAAGGTGGTAAGAATGTATCCGGAGGACAGAAACAACGTCTTTCAATTGCACGGGCAATCGTCCGCAAGCCGGATCTCTATATATTCGATGACAGCTTTTCGGCATTGGACTATAAGACGGATGCCAAGCTGCGCCAATCGTTGAAAGATGAGACGAAAGAGGCGGCAGTACTCATTGTCGCTCAACGCGTCAATACAGTTCAGCATGCTGATCAGATCATCGTTTTGGATAAGGGGAAAATAGCCGGAATCGGTACGCATGAACAGTTGCTTGAGAACAATGGCGTATATCAAGAAATCGTCAAATCGCAAAACGGAGAGGAGGGGATTGCATGA
- a CDS encoding ABC transporter ATP-binding protein: MSPRGGGHGGMMIQGRKPKNFKGTLRRLLSYLKPRRKRITAVFIAAIFSTLFAIIGPKVMGEAITVLFEGAYAKFQGNGTGIDFGKVGRLLVILVILYVFSSLFNFLQQYLMASVAQRTVYDLREAVFAKLDQLPIRYFDEHSTGDTLSRVSNDIDTIGTTLQQSLTQLVTSIVTIVGIIVMMLTISPLLTLIAVVSLPLSIFVIQPILKRSQRQFAKQQKTLGELNGHVEEMYTGHQVVKAFGREKQAIDKFDSVNEQLYDAGRRAQFISGVVQPIMTFIGNLSYVLISIVGGILVTKRAISIGDIQAFITYSKQFNQPLSQTANIANIIQSTIAAAERVFELLDAEEEQPAPKEESTGRISGSVEFEHVAFGYGDTMLMKDLNIHVASGQTAAIVGPTGAGKTTLINLLMRFYDVNSGTISIDGKDIRKMSRIDLRRHFGIVLQDTWLFKGTIRDNIAYGKENAAEEEIKQAAEAAHADHFIRTLPEGYDTILNEEGTNLSQGQKQLLTIARAILADPEIMVLDEATSSVDTRTELYIQQAMNHLMEGRTSFVIAHRLSTIQNADLILVMDKGDVIEQGTHEELLERGGFYADLYNSQFEDAG; encoded by the coding sequence ATGAGTCCGAGAGGCGGAGGTCATGGAGGCATGATGATTCAAGGGCGGAAACCGAAGAATTTTAAAGGTACGCTGCGTCGTCTGCTTTCATATCTCAAACCAAGGCGCAAGAGGATTACTGCTGTTTTCATCGCAGCGATTTTCAGTACTCTTTTTGCCATAATTGGTCCTAAAGTGATGGGGGAAGCGATCACCGTCCTTTTCGAAGGTGCGTATGCAAAATTTCAGGGAAATGGTACAGGAATCGATTTTGGTAAAGTCGGTCGTCTCCTCGTCATTCTGGTGATCCTTTATGTATTTAGCAGTCTTTTCAACTTCCTGCAGCAATATTTGATGGCAAGTGTTGCACAGCGTACAGTATATGACTTGCGCGAGGCGGTTTTTGCCAAGCTTGATCAATTGCCAATCCGCTATTTCGACGAGCACTCCACAGGGGACACATTGAGCCGTGTTTCAAATGACATCGATACAATCGGCACAACATTGCAGCAAAGCCTTACTCAGCTTGTCACTTCCATTGTGACAATTGTCGGTATCATCGTCATGATGCTGACAATTAGTCCATTGCTGACTTTGATTGCAGTAGTCAGTCTGCCGCTGTCCATCTTTGTCATCCAACCGATTCTGAAGCGCTCACAGCGACAGTTTGCTAAGCAGCAAAAGACTCTTGGCGAACTGAATGGGCATGTGGAGGAAATGTACACCGGACACCAGGTTGTTAAGGCTTTTGGCAGAGAAAAGCAGGCAATCGATAAGTTTGACAGTGTGAATGAGCAGTTGTATGACGCTGGGAGAAGGGCACAGTTCATCTCTGGGGTAGTACAGCCTATCATGACTTTTATTGGAAACCTTAGCTATGTCCTTATCTCTATAGTTGGCGGAATCCTCGTAACGAAGCGAGCGATTTCCATTGGAGATATACAGGCGTTCATCACATATTCGAAACAGTTTAATCAGCCCCTTAGTCAGACGGCGAATATTGCCAATATCATTCAATCAACGATTGCAGCGGCGGAACGGGTCTTTGAACTCCTTGATGCGGAGGAAGAGCAGCCTGCTCCAAAAGAGGAGAGTACTGGGAGAATAAGTGGCTCAGTCGAATTTGAACATGTCGCTTTCGGTTACGGCGATACAATGCTCATGAAGGATTTGAACATCCATGTTGCATCAGGCCAGACAGCGGCAATTGTTGGACCGACGGGAGCGGGAAAAACAACGCTGATTAATTTGCTCATGCGCTTTTACGACGTAAATAGCGGAACAATTAGTATTGATGGTAAAGACATTCGTAAAATGAGCCGGATTGACTTGCGTAGGCATTTCGGAATAGTCCTGCAGGATACATGGCTTTTCAAAGGAACGATACGAGACAATATTGCTTACGGTAAGGAAAATGCGGCAGAAGAAGAAATTAAGCAGGCGGCAGAAGCAGCACATGCAGACCATTTCATCAGGACATTGCCAGAAGGCTACGATACTATTCTAAATGAAGAGGGTACGAACCTTTCCCAAGGACAGAAACAGCTGCTTACCATTGCCCGGGCAATACTGGCGGACCCTGAAATCATGGTTCTTGATGAAGCAACATCAAGTGTTGATACAAGAACAGAGCTGTATATTCAACAGGCAATGAATCATTTGATGGAGGGACGAACGAGCTTCGTCATCGCCCATCGTCTATCAACCATTCAGAATGCCGATCTTATACTCGTCATGGATAAGGGAGATGTGATCGAGCAGGGAACGCATGAAGAGCTGCTAGAAAGAGGCGGATTTTATGCAGATTTGTACAACAGTCAATTTGAAGATGCCGGATAA
- a CDS encoding Nramp family divalent metal transporter yields the protein MKEKAGGWLQKSTNISLEEANSTVRIPKGAGFWRKFLAFAGPGSLVAVGYVDPGNWATSIAGGARYGYLLLSIILIANLMAMFLQSLSAKLGIVTERDLAQATRDATGKKLSVFLWILTELAIIATDLAEVIGSAIALSLLFGIPLVAGIAITTLDVLLLLLLQRKGFRIIESIIIVLMTTIFVVFAFEVFISKPAVADVFKGYVPHAEIVTDPGMLFIALGILGATVMPHNLYLHSSIVQTRQYKRTDSGKKEALKFSYLDSTLSLTAAFLINSAILILGAAAFYGTNLNVSEIEAAYKLLSPTLGVGIASTLFAVALLASGQNSTITGTLTGQIVMEGFVKLRISPWLRRLITRLIAVIPALVVTWIAGSKGTGELLLWSQVVLSLQLPFAVVPLVLFTSSKKKMGQFANKIPAQIIAWLITAVIIMLNIFLVAYIVVTGHDIG from the coding sequence ATAAAGGAAAAGGCTGGCGGCTGGCTTCAAAAAAGCACTAATATCAGCTTGGAAGAGGCGAATAGTACCGTACGCATCCCAAAAGGGGCAGGATTCTGGCGCAAGTTCCTCGCCTTTGCAGGGCCAGGTTCACTCGTCGCTGTCGGTTATGTGGACCCCGGCAACTGGGCGACCTCCATAGCAGGGGGAGCCAGATACGGCTATCTGCTTCTTTCCATCATTCTCATTGCCAATCTGATGGCCATGTTCCTTCAATCTTTGTCGGCCAAGCTTGGCATTGTGACTGAACGTGATCTCGCACAGGCAACAAGAGACGCAACTGGCAAAAAGCTTTCTGTATTTCTTTGGATTCTTACAGAACTTGCTATCATCGCAACAGACCTTGCGGAAGTAATCGGTTCAGCCATTGCCCTAAGTCTGCTTTTCGGCATTCCACTCGTTGCCGGAATTGCTATTACAACTCTTGATGTTCTTCTTCTCCTTTTGCTGCAGAGAAAAGGATTCCGGATCATCGAGTCGATCATTATCGTTCTGATGACGACCATATTCGTCGTTTTTGCTTTTGAAGTATTTATTTCCAAACCAGCTGTAGCAGACGTTTTCAAAGGTTATGTGCCTCATGCTGAGATTGTGACAGACCCCGGTATGCTGTTTATCGCTCTAGGTATTCTTGGTGCTACCGTTATGCCTCACAATCTGTATTTACACTCATCCATTGTCCAGACAAGGCAGTATAAGAGAACAGATTCTGGAAAAAAAGAAGCATTGAAGTTCTCTTATTTGGATTCTACGCTATCTCTTACAGCTGCTTTTCTGATCAACTCAGCAATCCTTATTCTTGGTGCTGCTGCGTTTTATGGAACGAATTTGAATGTATCTGAAATTGAAGCAGCCTATAAGCTGCTTAGCCCGACACTTGGTGTAGGTATTGCGAGTACACTTTTCGCAGTTGCCTTACTGGCTTCAGGCCAGAATTCAACGATCACCGGCACCTTGACTGGACAAATTGTCATGGAAGGTTTCGTTAAACTGCGAATCTCCCCATGGCTGCGCCGTCTAATTACACGTTTAATTGCTGTTATTCCAGCTTTGGTCGTAACTTGGATTGCCGGCTCAAAAGGGACAGGCGAGCTGTTGCTCTGGAGTCAGGTCGTTCTTAGCTTGCAACTGCCATTTGCTGTAGTCCCCCTTGTCCTGTTCACTAGCAGTAAGAAGAAAATGGGGCAATTCGCCAATAAGATTCCTGCACAGATTATCGCATGGCTCATTACCGCTGTAATTATCATGCTGAATATTTTCCTTGTTGCTTATATCGTAGTGACTGGGCACGACATTGGATAA
- a CDS encoding TrkH family potassium uptake protein, translated as MKCLMKGKWQRNMIRLSPPQLLAAGFMLMILIGGLLLKLPAAGTEHVSWIDAFFTAVSATTVTGLGTVDIGSTFSLFGEIIIMVLVQLGGLGLMTFAVMALIMLGRKIGLKQRLLVQEAFNQTSIGGIIRLVRTLFLFSIIIEGIAFLLLSERWVPEYGWSKGMYYSLFHTVTAFNNAGFSLWPDNLARYVGDPVVNIVISGLFIIGGLGFTVLIDLWRKRDFRSLTLHTKLMLVGTFIINLSAMGLIFVMEYGNQRSFGGLSLHEQLFGSLFQAVSPRTAGFLTIPTSDLTVSSILLIMVLMFIGAGSASTGSGIKLTTFIVVLLTTISFLKGKDEVVIFRRTIRKATILRSLAIIVVSLLFVLVSLFLLTMTENKPFLSLLFEVLSAFGTVGLTLDLTPHLTTPGKIIIMGLMFIGRVGPLAFAFIFATRKSSAVKYPEEDIFTG; from the coding sequence ATGAAATGCCTTATGAAAGGCAAATGGCAGAGAAATATGATTCGGCTCAGTCCGCCCCAGCTACTCGCGGCCGGTTTTATGCTTATGATTCTGATCGGTGGGTTGTTATTAAAGTTACCCGCTGCCGGAACAGAACATGTTTCATGGATTGATGCTTTTTTTACTGCAGTATCTGCTACGACAGTAACCGGTCTTGGTACAGTTGATATTGGAAGTACTTTCAGTTTATTTGGTGAGATTATCATTATGGTGCTTGTACAGCTTGGTGGATTAGGCCTTATGACTTTCGCAGTCATGGCTCTCATCATGCTTGGACGAAAAATTGGTCTTAAACAGCGCCTGCTTGTCCAAGAGGCATTTAATCAGACATCAATTGGCGGTATTATCCGGCTCGTCAGGACACTATTTCTCTTTTCCATTATCATTGAGGGAATTGCTTTTCTTTTGCTTTCAGAACGTTGGGTTCCGGAATATGGCTGGAGTAAAGGAATGTACTATAGTCTGTTTCATACGGTTACAGCTTTTAATAATGCAGGATTCTCTCTTTGGCCGGACAATTTAGCCCGATATGTCGGTGACCCGGTTGTCAATATTGTCATTAGTGGTCTTTTCATTATTGGGGGATTGGGTTTTACAGTGCTAATCGATTTGTGGAGGAAACGGGATTTCCGTTCCTTGACATTGCATACGAAATTAATGCTTGTCGGTACATTTATTATAAATTTATCGGCAATGGGTTTGATCTTTGTAATGGAATATGGAAATCAGCGTTCATTTGGCGGCCTGTCATTGCATGAACAGCTGTTTGGCTCCTTGTTCCAGGCAGTTTCACCTCGTACTGCAGGGTTCTTAACAATCCCGACATCTGATTTGACGGTATCTTCAATTTTACTTATCATGGTTCTTATGTTTATCGGAGCCGGAAGTGCATCCACTGGGAGCGGGATCAAGCTGACGACATTTATTGTCGTTTTGCTTACAACCATTTCATTTCTGAAGGGGAAGGATGAAGTCGTCATATTCAGAAGAACGATCAGAAAGGCGACAATTCTCCGTTCTCTTGCGATCATTGTAGTGAGTCTATTGTTCGTTCTTGTAAGCCTATTTTTACTTACGATGACGGAGAATAAACCATTTTTGTCATTGCTTTTCGAGGTGTTGTCAGCTTTTGGAACGGTTGGTCTGACTTTGGATCTGACACCTCACCTTACTACTCCGGGCAAAATCATTATTATGGGTCTTATGTTTATTGGACGTGTCGGACCATTGGCTTTCGCTTTTATTTTTGCAACAAGAAAGTCATCAGCGGTAAAGTATCCAGAAGAAGATATTTTCACAGGATGA
- a CDS encoding STAS domain-containing protein, with product MNCDTKLYEYILDKSWQLTEEWYTSINKEETAGVYLSENPAAVERLKKQNNEFHKKFAEIFIKQDTEFLEIFEEWVIGLVHDEGHLETPSYLITGEFFRTQKQYMTLVDEFFEICEGCTNEDLNRWKNMIGEGIGRVISWFLKEQHDFTNRQSREQQQTINKLSSPIILLNKRVGLLPLIGKIDDVRAEFMLENTLEVCSNRGLRQLLIDLSGVVTVNTFVAHKIFELIDALALIGVDAILSGIRPEIAQTAVQFGDRFSRMTIVTNLEKAIDLYLK from the coding sequence ATGAATTGCGATACTAAATTATACGAATATATATTGGATAAATCTTGGCAATTGACAGAGGAATGGTATACTTCCATAAATAAAGAAGAGACGGCAGGGGTTTATTTATCGGAAAATCCAGCGGCTGTTGAGCGTTTGAAGAAACAGAATAATGAATTCCATAAAAAGTTTGCAGAAATTTTTATTAAACAGGATACAGAGTTTCTTGAAATTTTTGAAGAGTGGGTTATTGGTCTTGTTCATGATGAGGGACACTTAGAAACACCATCTTATTTAATAACGGGAGAGTTTTTCCGAACACAGAAGCAGTATATGACCCTTGTCGATGAATTCTTTGAAATTTGCGAGGGCTGCACGAATGAAGACTTGAATAGATGGAAGAACATGATTGGTGAGGGGATAGGAAGAGTCATCAGCTGGTTTTTGAAAGAGCAGCATGATTTTACAAACCGGCAAAGCCGCGAGCAGCAGCAGACGATCAATAAACTCAGTTCGCCCATTATTTTGTTAAATAAACGGGTTGGCCTACTGCCGCTTATCGGCAAAATTGATGATGTGCGTGCGGAATTCATGTTGGAAAACACGCTTGAAGTGTGCAGCAATAGAGGATTGCGACAATTGCTAATCGATTTGTCCGGGGTAGTGACTGTCAATACTTTTGTCGCTCATAAAATATTCGAGCTAATTGATGCTCTTGCTCTTATTGGGGTAGATGCTATTCTTTCAGGTATTCGTCCTGAGATTGCTCAAACAGCGGTACAATTCGGTGACCGTTTCAGTCGCATGACAATCGTTACGAACTTGGAAAAAGCGATCGACCTTTATTTGAAGTGA
- a CDS encoding DUF3298 and DUF4163 domain-containing protein — translation MYTNAVARIGYCEKVKEADLMVKNAYAPIRVARIEKGNTTIMYPVVYGLSNTTAQNHMNSLIRSVVSELVEAQHAEQDPAPYFQEMLGTFEVKNNQRGILSIVFTNYAYAPKHAHGLNLAKSLTFSIDNGKLYNLNNLFRSDINYESYLSLLIEKQASIRNIPLLNDKINVRKNQDFYLADQTLVIYFQAYEIAPGYAGLPTFPLPAYSLEPILNQDGPLATLSSGI, via the coding sequence ATGTACACGAATGCAGTTGCTCGAATAGGCTATTGTGAAAAAGTGAAAGAAGCTGATCTCATGGTTAAGAATGCATACGCCCCTATCCGAGTTGCACGTATAGAAAAAGGAAACACAACAATTATGTATCCTGTTGTTTATGGGCTCTCCAATACAACCGCTCAAAATCATATGAACAGCCTAATCCGATCCGTTGTCAGCGAGCTCGTTGAAGCACAACACGCGGAGCAGGATCCTGCTCCTTACTTCCAGGAGATGCTCGGAACATTTGAGGTGAAAAATAACCAGCGTGGCATCTTAAGCATTGTCTTCACCAATTATGCCTATGCGCCAAAACACGCACATGGACTCAACTTGGCAAAATCGCTCACCTTCTCAATTGACAACGGAAAACTATACAATCTAAACAATCTGTTTCGCTCCGATATCAATTACGAAAGTTACCTGTCTCTTCTAATTGAAAAACAGGCCTCCATCCGAAACATACCACTCCTAAATGATAAAATCAACGTCCGGAAAAACCAAGATTTTTATTTAGCCGATCAGACACTCGTCATTTACTTCCAAGCTTACGAAATAGCTCCAGGCTATGCGGGACTGCCTACTTTTCCGCTTCCTGCATATTCTCTCGAGCCAATTCTTAATCAAGACGGGCCCCTCGCCACATTATCAAGTGGTATTTGA
- the pdxK gene encoding pyridoxine/pyridoxal/pyridoxamine kinase, with protein MKKTLTLAGSDSSGGAGIQADLKTFQEYGVYGMTALTSIVTMDPANNWSHGVYPIDTEIVEKQLNTILSVGIDAMKTGMLGSVPIIELGAKKIDEYNLKNVVIDPVMVCKGEDEVLQPENTDAMRELLIPRALITTPNLFEAGQLAGTGRIKTVHGMKEAAAKIIELGAKNVVIKGGSDLEHEKAADLFYDGKEYTLFESDKINTNYNHGAGCTFAAAITANLAHGKSVKDAVSAAKDFVSAAIKHGWKLNEFVGPVMHGAYNNNR; from the coding sequence ATGAAAAAAACATTGACGCTCGCCGGTTCCGATTCAAGCGGCGGTGCAGGCATTCAAGCGGATTTGAAGACTTTCCAGGAATATGGCGTATACGGCATGACAGCCCTCACATCCATTGTAACCATGGATCCCGCCAATAACTGGAGCCATGGCGTTTATCCAATTGACACGGAAATTGTTGAAAAACAGCTGAATACGATTCTTTCTGTCGGAATTGATGCCATGAAAACAGGCATGCTCGGTTCTGTTCCGATCATCGAACTTGGTGCAAAGAAAATTGACGAATACAACTTGAAGAACGTTGTAATCGATCCGGTCATGGTTTGCAAAGGTGAAGATGAAGTCTTGCAGCCAGAGAATACAGATGCTATGCGCGAATTGCTTATTCCGCGTGCACTCATTACAACACCGAATTTGTTTGAGGCAGGACAGCTTGCTGGTACAGGGAGAATTAAGACTGTTCACGGAATGAAAGAAGCAGCTGCCAAAATTATTGAACTAGGCGCAAAAAATGTCGTCATCAAAGGTGGCAGTGATCTTGAACACGAGAAAGCAGCCGACCTATTCTACGACGGCAAGGAGTATACGCTGTTTGAAAGTGATAAAATCAATACAAATTACAATCATGGCGCCGGCTGTACGTTTGCTGCGGCAATAACAGCGAATTTGGCACATGGCAAATCTGTAAAAGATGCTGTATCTGCTGCAAAAGATTTCGTGTCTGCTGCAATTAAGCACGGCTGGAAATTGAATGAATTTGTCGGTCCCGTCATGCATGGTGCATACAATAACAACCGCTAA
- the qoxA gene encoding cytochrome aa3 quinol oxidase subunit II, which yields MRKKWFLALLGVLIVPMLSGCNLLVLNPQGPAAATQAKVIITSIVTMAFILLVVYCLFIFMLVKYRASKQEPGYKPPHIEGSKVLETIWIVIPVLIVTFLSIVTIKSTSDVEATPKSLKDEKPLIIYAASSNWKWHFSYPEEDIETVNYVNIPTNRPVEFKLYSFNTMTSFWVPQLAGQKYAMANMVNTLHLAADHPGSYFGRNSNFSGAGFAEMEFEVQAMSKKDYAKWVSDVHATAKPLKEKEFNKLLEDGHLGRKTYTGTHLGFNPAPMSHQHSGGHEQGDMTKEEMNHHKNDKEKHEDMPGMEHGE from the coding sequence ATGAGGAAGAAATGGTTTTTGGCTTTGCTTGGGGTTCTGATTGTACCAATGCTTTCAGGCTGTAATCTGCTTGTTCTGAATCCGCAAGGCCCAGCAGCAGCGACGCAAGCAAAGGTCATTATAACTTCAATTGTGACAATGGCATTTATTTTGCTCGTTGTATACTGTCTTTTTATTTTCATGCTTGTCAAATACCGGGCATCAAAACAGGAGCCTGGTTATAAGCCGCCTCATATTGAGGGGAGCAAGGTACTTGAGACAATCTGGATCGTTATTCCAGTTTTGATCGTTACATTCCTTTCCATCGTGACAATCAAGTCTACAAGTGATGTTGAGGCAACACCTAAGTCATTGAAGGATGAGAAGCCGCTCATCATCTATGCTGCTTCTTCTAACTGGAAATGGCATTTCAGTTATCCGGAAGAGGATATTGAAACAGTGAACTACGTCAATATCCCGACGAACCGTCCTGTTGAGTTCAAATTGTATTCCTTCAATACAATGACGAGCTTCTGGGTACCACAGCTTGCAGGTCAGAAGTACGCCATGGCGAACATGGTTAACACACTTCACCTTGCAGCGGACCATCCAGGTTCATACTTCGGCCGTAACTCCAACTTCAGTGGCGCAGGATTCGCTGAAATGGAATTCGAAGTACAGGCAATGAGCAAGAAAGATTATGCCAAGTGGGTATCTGACGTTCATGCCACAGCAAAACCTTTGAAAGAAAAAGAATTCAACAAGCTGCTTGAAGATGGACATCTTGGTCGTAAGACATACACTGGAACTCACCTTGGTTTCAACCCAGCGCCAATGAGTCACCAACATAGTGGTGGCCATGAGCAAGGTGATATGACAAAAGAAGAGATGAACCATCACAAGAACGATAAAGAGAAACATGAAGACATGCCAGGAATGGAGCACGGAGAGTAA